The Streptomyces sp. 11x1 genomic sequence TTCACGGGCCTGTCGGGGTCGGGCAAGTCCTCGCTGGCCTTCGACACGATCTTCGCCGAGGGGCAGCGTCGGTACGTCGAGTCGCTCTCCTCCTACGCCCGGCAGTTCCTCGGGCAGATGGACAAGCCGGACGTCGACTTCATCGAGGGTCTGTCCCCGGCGGTCTCCATCGACCAGAAGTCGACCTCGCGCAACCCGCGCTCGACGGTCGGCACCATCACCGAGGTCTACGACTACCTGCGTCTGCTCTTCGCGCGCATCGGCAAGCCGCACTGTCCGCAGTGCAGCAGGCCCATCTCCCGCCAGTCGCCCCAGGCGATCGTCGACCGGGTGCTGGAGCTGCCGGAGGGCAGCCGCTTCCAGGTGCTGTCCCCGCTCGTGCGGGAGCGCAAGGGCGAGTTCGTCGACCTCTTCGCGGACCTCCAGACCAAGGGGTACAGCCGGGCCCGGGTGGACGGCGAGACCGTCCAGCTCTCCAACCCGCCCACGCTGAAGAAGCAGGAGAAGCACACCATCGAGGTGGTCGTCGACCGTCTCACGGTGAAGGAATCCGCCAAGCGCCGCCTCACCGACTCCGTGGAGACCGCCCTCGGCCTCTCCGGCGGCATGGTCGTGCTCGACTTCGTCGACCTCCCGGAGGACGACCCCGAGCGCGAGCGCATGTTCTCGGAGCACCTGTACTGCCCGTACGACGACCTGTCCTTCGAGGAGCTGGAGCCCCGCTCCTTCTCCTTCAACTCGCCCTTCGGCGCCTGCCCCGACTGCTCCGGCATCGGTACGCGCATGGAGGTCGACCCCGAGCTGATCGTCCCGGACGAGGACAAGTCGCTCGACGAGGGTGCCATCCACCCCTGGTCGCACGGCCACACCAAGGACTACTTCGGCCGCCTCGTCGGAGCCCTCGCGGACGCCCTGGGCTTCCGGACCGACATCCCCTTCGCCGGTCTCCCGCAGCGCGCGAAGAAGGCCCTGCTGCAGGGCCACAAGACCCAGATCGAGGTCCGCTACCGCAACCGGTACGGCCGCGAGCGCGTGTACACCACGGCCTTCGAGGGCGCCGTCCCCTTCGTGAAGCGCCGGCACAGCGAGGCCGAGAGCGACGCGAGCCGTGAGCGCTTCGAGGGCTACATGCGCGAGGTGCCCTGCCCCACCTGTGAGGGCACCCGCCTGAAGCCGATCGTCCTCGCGGTCACGATCATGGAGAAGTCGATCGCCGAGGTCTCCGCCATGTCGATCAGCGACTGCGCGGACTTCCTGGGCGAGCTGAAGCTCACCGCCCGCGACAAGAAGATCGCCGAGCGGGTGCTGAAGGAGGTCAACGAGCGGCTGCGGTTCCTGGTCGACGTCGGCCTGGACTACCTGTCGCTGAACCGCGCGGCCGGCACGCTCTCCGGCGGCGAGGCCCAGCGCATCCGTCTGGCCACGCAGATCGGCTCCGGCCTCGTCGGTGTGCTCTACGTCCTCGACGAGCCCTCCATCGGTCTGCACCAGCGGGACAACCACCGGCTCATCGAGACCCTCGTCCGGCTGCGCGACATGGGCAACACGCTCATCGTCGTCGAGCACGACGAGGACACCATCAAGACCGCCGACTGGATCGTCGACATCGGCCCCGGCGCGGGTGAGCACGGCGGCAAGGTCGTGCACAGCGGCTCCCTGAAGGAGCTGCTGGGCAACGCCGAGTCGCAGACCGGGCAGTACCTGTCGGGCCGCAAGGCCATCCCGCTGCCCGACATCCGCCGCCCGCTCGACCCGACCCGGCAGCTCACGGTGCACGGCGCCCGGGAGAACAACCTCCAGGACATCGACGTGTCCTTCCCGCTGGGTGTCTTCACCGCCGTCACCGGGGTGTCCGGCTCCGGCAAGTCCACGCTGGTCAACGACATCCTGTACACGCACCTGGCCCGCGAGCTGAACGGCGCCCGCAGCGTCCCCGGCCGCCACACCCGCGTGGACGGGGACGACCTCGTCGACAAGGTCGTGCACGTCGACCAGTCGCCGATCGGCCGCACCCCCCGGTCCAACCCGGCCACGTACACCGGCGTCTTCGACCACGTCCGCAAGCTGTTCGCCGAGACCACCGAGGCGAAGGTCCGCGGTTATCTGCCCGGGCGCTTCTCCTTCAACGTCAAGGGCGGCCGCTGCGAGAACTGCGCGGGCGACGGCACGATCAAGATCGAGATGAACTTCCTCCCGGACGTCTACGTCCCGTGCGAGGTCTGCCACGGCGCCCGGTACAACCGGGAGACGCTGGAGGTCCACTACAAGGGCAAGTCCATCGCCGATGTGCTGAACATGCCGATCGAGGAGGCGACCGACTTCTTCGAGGCGGTCCCCGCGATCGCCCGCCACCTCAGGACGCTCAAGGACGTCGGCCTCGGCTACGTCCGCCTCGGCCAGTCCGCGACCACCCTGTCCGGCGGTGAGGCACAGCGCGTCAAGCTCGCCAGCGAGCTGCAGCGCCGGTCCACCGGTCGTACGGTCTACGTCCTGGACGAGCCGACCACCGGTCTGCACTTCGAGGACATCAGCAAGCTCCTCAAGGTGCTGTCCGGCCTGGTCGACAAGGGCAACACGGTGATCGTCATCGAGCACAACCTCGACGTCATCAAGACCGCCGACTGGGTCGTGGACATGGGGCCCGAGGGCGGCGCCGGCGGCGGACTCGTCATCGCGGAGGGCACGCCCGAGCAGGTCGCCGGGGTTCCGGCCAGCCACACGGGCAAGTTCCTGCGGGAGATCCTCGGCGCCGACCGGATCAGTGACGCGGCCCCTGTGAAGGCCCCGCGCAAGGCCACGGCGAAGAAGGCCGTCGCCGCCGGCTCGACGGCGCGGAGGACGGCGACGGCCCGGACCACCACGGCCGCCGGGACCACGCCGACCGGGACCACGGCCGCCAAGAAGGCTGCCGCTCCCGCCAAGAAGGCTGCCGCGACCGCCACCAAGAAGGCCACTCCCGCAAAGAAGGCCACGCGGGCGCGCAAGGCCTGAGTGCGGCGGCCGGGCGACAGCAGTCGTCGCGTCGAGCAGAACACGGCGGCTCGCGGGAACTCCCCGCGAGCCGCCGCCTGTCGACTCGTCGGCCTGCGCGGCGAGCCGCCGTGTTCCGCGCGACCGTCAGCCCTCGCGCACCTCGGGCACGAGGGACCGCGGTTCGCCCACCTCCGCCGCGTACGGCGGTTCGGCGCCCGCCCGGGAGCAGGTGATCGCCGCCGCACGGGCCGCGAAGCGCAGCAGGCGGATCCAGTCGTCGGCGCCCAGCGTCGCGAGGGCGGAGTCGGAGAGGGCGTCCTGGGCCGCCAGGCCGTGCAGGAGGGCCGCGTTGACGGTGTCACCGGCGCCGATGGTGTCGACGACGTCGACCTTCTCACCCGGTACGCAGTGCTCCGCGCCGGCCCGGGTGTGGACGGTCAGGCCGTCGCCGCCGTGGGTGACGACGACGGCGGCGGGGCCGGAGTCCAGCCACAGCCGCGGGGTGCCGCCCAGCCACCGAGCGTCCTCCTCGGAGAGCTTGAGCAAGGACACCGAGGGCAGCCAGCTCAGGAAGCGGGCCCGATAGGCGTCCGCGTCCGGGATCAGACCCGGTCGGACGTTGGGGTCGAGGGCGGTGAACACGCCCTGGGCGGCGGTCGAGTGCAGCAGCTTCTCGTACGCGCTCGCGCCGGGCTCCAGGACGAGTGAGCAGGTGCCGAAGGAGACGGCCCGGGTTCCTCGGGGAAGCCGGTCGGGGGTCTCGAACAGACGGTCGGCGCTGCCCTCGACATAGAAGGAGTACCGGGCCGAGCCGTCCGTGCCGATCGAGGCCAGGGCGAGGGTCGTGGGCTCGGAGCCCCGCTGCACGGCGGTCACGTCCACGCCGGCCTCGCGCAGGCCGTCCAGCAGGGCCTCTCCGTAGGCGTCGTACGACACCCGGGAGCAGAAGGCGGTGGGGGAGCCGAGACGGCCGAGCGCCACGGCCGTGTTGTAGGGGCCGCCGCCGCGGGCCGGCCGCAGATCCACGAGCGCGCCCGCGCCCTGCGGGACGAGGTCGATCAGGGCTTCACCGGCGACGACGATCACGGGACGATCCTCTCTGGGGGCTCTCGGCCGGAAAGTATCGCAAAGGCGCGTGCCTCGCGCCGGGCTCCCGCCCGGCCCCAGGGCCGCCCGCTCCGCGACCGCTCACCCCGCCGTGGAGGCGGCGGCGCAAGCCCAGCCCTGCCCCGTGACCGCTCACCCTCCGGCCCAGCCATGGCCTCAGCCGCCGCCAGGCCCTGACCGCCCGGTCGGCCCGCTCACTCCCAGGCCCAGCCGATCCCCACGATGCCCGTGCGTACCCGCGGTTCGACGAGGTGCACCGAGCGGTGGAGGTCGCTCAGGGCGAGGTTCTGCCGGCCCCCGCGTGGGGCCGCGGCGGAGTGCTGGCTGAAGCGGTGGCAGCGCAGCGGGAGGGCACGTTCGTCGAAGCGGACCTGGAGGGCGTACTGGCCGCCGGTGGAGCGGAACCCGCGGACGTACTCGGTGCAGGCACCGGCCGTGCCGTCGTCGAAGCCGTAGCGGAAGAGGTGGGTGTCGCCGCTGCGCAGCCGGGTGTCGAAGAGCAGCTCGGCGACCAGGACACCGGTGTCCTGGTCCCAGCGGACCCGTCCCCTGCGGCAGTTCTCCAGGGCGCGGACGGCGATCCGCTCCGGTGCGCAGCCCGGGTCGCCGTGGTGGACGGCCACATAGCGGTCCACCCCGTCCCGGTGGGAGCGCACGATCTGCTGGGACTCGCGGCCGAGCAGCTCGCGGCGGGCGCCGATGCGGACCCGTTCGTGGTGGCCGACGGTGTGCATCCCGCTGTCGGGCGACGCCCCCAGTTCGGCGAGCAGCCGTTCGAGGACGCCGGTGGCCTCCACGACGGAGCGGTACGAGCGGCCGGCGGGCTCGTCAGGACCGGACTGCTCGTCGGCCCCGGCGAGCAGCCGGATCAGCGACTCGTCCGGGAGCTGGAGAATCTCCTCCAGGGCGCGCACGGCCCGCAGCGACTCGGGGCGCTGCGGACGCCGGGCGCCCTGCTGCCAGTAACTGAGGCTGGTGACACCGACCTTGACGCCGTGCCGCGTCAGGTGGTGCTGCACGCGCTGCAGCGGCAGTCCGCGGGCGGCGATCGCGGCGCGCAGGGCGACATGGAAGGGGCCGCCCCGCAGGACCGACTCCAGCTCCGCCGTGGCGACGTCCGCGACGGCGGCGGCGTCCGTGACCGCCGCGACGTCCGCGTGCTCTGTGGCGTGCCGCATGCAGGAACCTTTCCGTAGACGAGTGCTGTGCGCGACGTGTGATCGGGACCGCGCGTGCCGATCGGGCGCCCGGCGGACGCTCGGGCTCCAGGAACCCTCGGCGGCCGTCCGTCTTCACATCCGTACGGCCGCGTTCCTCACCCCGAGTTCCTCCGCATTGAAGCGTGTTGACCAAGTCCCGACAACACCTGCCGCGCGACATGGCCGGACACCGTCGCTGGGTTCCTCACCGCGCAGGCGGCCCCGGATCGGGCCCCGACAGGTCCCGCAGCGCCTGGCCCGAGAGCTTCGACTTGTGCAGAAAACCGCGGGCGGGACTGGCGGCGACGAGCTCCTGGATGTCGTCCAGCGGGTGCGTGGAGATGAGGACGATGACGGAGGCGGCCGAGCGAGCGAGCCTCGGCGCGAGCTCCAGTCCGCTCTCGCCGGCGAGGTCGACATCCAGCAGCACCAGATCCGGGGCCAGTTCCACGGCCCGTGCCAGCGCCTCCGCGCCCGTGGACGCCACACCGACGACGTGCACGCCGTCGTGTTCCAGCAGCGTACGGGCGGCCTCCAGGAACCGGGCACTGTCATCGACGATGAGACAGCGCATGGGCATGGGCACAGCCTCCCAAGGGGGGTCAGGGGCATACATTCCGGCTAGCCGTAAAGTGTCGTCGCCGACGGACGCCCGTCGGCGGGAATGTGCTGAAGTCCTGCGCCGGGTGGACGGGTTCGCTCTCACTCAGGGAATCGCACACGACACGAGGAGTAGCATGTCGTCGCCCTGGGGGCCGTCCCGTCCGGTCGAGTGGGGGTGTGCGATGCAGACGCAACGCCGGGACCTCGGAAAACGTCCTGTCCGCCGTGCCCTGATGTCGGGCGCGGCGGTGGCCCTGCTGCTCCTGTCCGGCTGCGGCGCGAGCGACGGCGACGGCCGGGTGGACGAGAAGGACAAGGCGGCGGGTGACACGACCTGCGACGGCAGGGTCGAGGGCACCGCCCACATCACGATGTGGTTCCACGCGGGCCAGAGCGGTGAGCAGACCACGCTGAAGAGCCAGGTCAAGGAGTTCAACCGAGCCCAGGAACAGGTGCGGGTCGAACTGGTCACCCTGCCCGAGCAGCGCCCGTACACCGAACTGGTGCTGTCCGCGGCCGCCAGCGGCGATCTGCCGGACCTGCTCGACTTCGACGGCCCGAACCTCTACAGCTACGCCTGGTCCGGCACCCTCAGGCCGATCGACTCCTGCGTACCCGCGAGGACCAGGAAGGACCTGCTGCCCTCTCTGAGGGAACAGGGCACGTACGACGGACGGTTGTGGGGGGTCGGCACGTTCGACTCCGGGCTCGGCCTGTACGTCCGGCCGTCGGTGCTGAAGGACGCGGGCGTGCGCATACCGAAGGGCGTCGACGACGCCTGGACCGCCGACGAGCTGACGGAGGTCCTGCGCACGCTGCGCAAAGCGGGCTACGAGGCGCCGCTCGACCTGAACTTCACCGACTCGAAGCTCGCCGACGAGTGGAACACCTACGCCTTCGCACCGGCCGTGTGGTCCGCCGGCGGCGACCTCATCGACCTTGAGGAGTTCCGCACGGCCGACGGGTTCCTCAACGGCCCCGAGTCCGTCGAGGCGCTCACCACCATGCGGCGCTGGGTGGAGGAGGGGTACGTCGACAGGGACCGCAAGAAGGACAAGAGCGCCTTCGTGAAGGGCCGCACGCCCATCTCCTGGATGGGGCACTGGAAGTACGGCGAGTACAGCGAGGCGCACCCCGGCGACGTGGCGATCGTGCCGCTGCCCGACTTCGGCACGGGCACCGTCACCGGCATGGGGTCCTGGCAGTGGGGCATCCCCTCCGGGGAGGCCGACGGCGACGCGGTGTGGCGCTTCCTGGAGTACCTGCTGCGACCCGAGCAGGTGGCCAGGATGAGCGAGGCCAACGGCGCGATCCCGGGGACCGAGGGAGCGGTGAAGCGCTCCCCGCTGTACGGCGAGAACGGCGCGGAGCGGCTGTTCATCGAGCAGCTGCGCGGCGGGACCGCCCGGCCCAGGCCGCAGACACCGGCGTACCCGGCGGTCACCGCCGCCTTCTCGCAGGCGGTCGCCGACATCGTCTTCTCCGGAGCGCCGGTCGACAGGACACTGGACGACGCGGTCGAGGCCATCGACCAGGACCTCGCCGCCCACGACGGTTACCCGAAGAGCGGTCCGTGACCCGCGCCGCGGTGCCCCGGCGAGGCGCTCCCCGGGGCACCGGACGGCTCGGCGCCCCGAGGACGTCCCGCGCCCGCGCGGCGCTGCTGCTCTGCATGACCCTGCTGCTCTCGGGCTGTGAGACGGGCGGGGACGACGGCGAGCGTCCCCGGCGGGCCGCGGACGCGACCTGTGACGGACGGATCGACGCCCCCGCGCAGATCACGATGTGGTTCCACCAGCCGTCGATGCCCGGTGAACTGGACGCCGTGCGCGCCCAGGTCCAGGCGTTCAACACCGGCCAGGACGAGGTGACGGTCCGCCTCGTCGACCTCCCCCGGGGCGACTACGACGACCTTGTCCGCACGGCCGCAGCCGACGGCGAACTGCCCGACCTGCTCGACTTCGACGCGCCGAAGCTGTTCAGTCACGCCTGGTCCGGCCACCTCCGGCCGATCGACTCGTGCGTCCCGAAGTCACTGCGCGCGGATCTGCTCCCGTCGGTCCTCGAACAGGGCACCTACCGGGGCCGGCTGTGGGGCCTCGGCACGTTCGACTCCGGACTCGGTCTGTACGTACGGCCGTCGGTGCTGAAGGAGGCCGGGATACGCATCCCGAAGGGCGTCCAGGACGCCTGGACCGCCGACGAGTTCACCGGCATCCTGAAGAAGCTGCGCACCCTGGGCTACGACAGGCCCCTCGACCTCCAGCTGCCGTGGGCCGGCACCGAATGGGGCACGTACGGTTTCGCGCCGGCCGTCTGGTCGGCGGGCGGCGACCTGATCGAACGCTCCACCTACCGCACGGCCGACGGAGTGCTCAACGGGCCGCGCACGGTCGAGGCGCTGACGACGCTCCAGGGCTGGGTGAAGGCGGGATACGTGGACGCGAACAAGGACTTGGACGCCTTCCAGAAGGGCCGCAGTCCCGTGTCCTGGACCGGCCACTGGTGGTACGGGCACTACACCGAGGCCCACCCGGGCGACGTGGCGCTCGTGCCGCTGCCCGACTTCGGCACGGGCAGCGCCACCGGGATGGGGTCCTGGCAGTGGGGCGTTCCCGCGGGCGCGGCAGACGGCGACGCCGTCTGGCGTTTCCTGTCCTTCCTGCTGAGCCCCGACGAAGTCCTGCGGATGACGGACGCCAACGGCGCCGTCCCCGCCACCGGCACCGCGATCGAGCGCACCGACGCGTTCGCCGAGGGCGGGCCCGCCCGCCTCTACATAGAGCAGCTGCGCGGGGGCACCGCCCGTCCCCGGCCGCAGACCCCCGCCTACCCGGCGATCACCGACGCCTTCGCCGAGGCGTTCGCGAAGATCATGCGGGGAGCGGCGGTACGGCCTGCCCTGGACGCGGCCGTGCGCGCCGTCGACAAGGACCTGGCGGACCACGACCACTACCCCCCGACCGGACCGTGAGGCCCGGCCGTGCTCCGCCCACCGCCCAGCCGACCGGCCCCCGCCCCGCACCCCTTGGCGGAGCCGGCGCACCGGCGCGCCACGGCCGTGGACAGCGTGCCGTTCCTGGCCCGGCTGCGTGTCGGTCCCAAGCTGATGCTGCTCGTCATGCTGCCGGTCACCGTCCTGCTGGCCGTCACGGCGTTCGCCGCCGTCGCCCAGTGGCAGGAGGCGCGGACCCTGGGCGACTTCGACACCGCGATCGAGGTGTCCTTCGAGATCAGCGAGGCCGCCGACGCCGTCGCCCGCGAGCGGATCGTGGCCGTGGAAGCCCGGCTGAACGCCGAACCGGACACCCTGCGCGCGCGGGCGGAGGCCCAGCGGATCACCGACCACGCGCTGCGACGGGCCTTCGAGGAGACCGTCGGCCGGACCCGGTCCGACGACGCCGGGATCCTCGACGCCGTACGCCGTCAACTGCACGCCGTGCGGGTCCAGACGGGCACCGGGTCGCTCCCGGCACAGACCGTCGCCCAGCGGTACGAGGCCATCGAGAACAAGGTGCTCGACATCGTGGCCGACCTCGAAGCCGGACGTCCCACCAGGGCCTCGGGCCGGGCGGCGGACGCCCACATCGCGATGCTGCGGGCCGTAGCCGCCGCCGAGAGCGAACGCGCGGAGCTCGCCATCCTCTTCCACGCGCCCGGCGACGGACACGCCACCGCCGCCGCCGGCCGCTGGACCGAACTGGAGAAGGCCCAGCTCAGGGCGTTCCAGCAGACCGCGTCGGACACGCTGAAGGCCGAACTGCACACCGTGAAGTTCCGGGCTCCCGGCCGCGCGGTCCGTATCGCCCGCGACCTGGTCGCCGACCCCGATCCCCAGCCCGTCGAATGGCCCTCCTACGACGACTGGCTCAGCGAGTCCGCGCAGTACACCGACGCCCTGCGCGGCATCCGGGACCGGGCCGGCCGGGAACTCGACGACACCGCCCACCGCGACCTGCGCACCACCCGCGCCCGGACCTACACCGAACTGACGATCTGCGTCGTCGTCCTGGCCCTCGTCACCTTCCTCGCGCTGGCCCTGCGCCGCTCGATCACCCGCCCCCTCGGCCAGGTCTCCGAGGGTGCCCGGGCCCTGTCGGACGGCGACCTCTCGTACGACATCCGCTATACCGGACGCGACGAACTCGGCGACGTCGCCGACACGTTCCGCGAGCTGCGGGTGACCAGCGAGCGGCTGGCCGGCGAGATCCGGGCCATGAACACCGCGATCGACGCGGGCCGGCTCGGACACCGGGCCGACGTCGACTCCTTCGACGGCACCTGGGCCCAGCTGCTGGGCGGGATGAACGGCACCATGGCGTCCTTCGCCGCGGCTCACGGCCGGCGCCGCCGGGCCGAACGGGAACTGGAGGGCATCTTCAACCTCTCCTTGGACCTGCTCTGCATCAGCGGCGTCGACGGCTACTTCAAGCGCGTCAACCCGGCCTTCGAACGCACCCTGGGCTATCCGGTCCGGACCCTGACCTCACGGCCGTTCCTCGACTTCGTCCACGAGGACGACCGCGACAGCACCCGGGCGGCCGTGGCGCAGCTGGCGAGCGGCGCCGAGGTAGCCGAGTTCGAGAACCGCTACCTCCGTGCCGACGGCAGCGAACGCTGGCTCCAGTGGAGCGCCCGGTCGGTGCCGGAGGAGGGCCTCATCTACGCCGCCGCCCGCGATGTGACGGAGAGCCGCCGGGCCGCGCTCGAACAGGCCGCGCTGCGCCGGGTCGCCACCGCGGTCGCGCGCGGCGTGCAGCCGTCCGACGTGTTCGCGACGGTCGCGGAGGAGGTCGCGTCGCTGCTGGGGACGGCGGCGGCCGTCATCCGCTACGAGCCCGACGGCAGCGTCAAGGTCCTCGGGATCGCGCACGCGCGCGTGGACGGCGGCGAGCCCGACTGTCTGACCCGCCGCGAGACGTCCGCCAGGACCATCGACGACGTCGCCAGGACCCGGCGCGCGGCCCGGTCGGAGACCTCCGTGGGCGCTCCCATCGTCGTCGACGGCCGGATCTGGGGTGTGGTCGTGGCGGCCTCGCTGATCGATCCGCTGCCCCGCGGTGCCGAGGCCCGGCTCGCCGACTTCACCGGACTGATCGCCACCGCGATCGCCAACGCCGACAGCCGCGACCAGCTGACTGCCTCACGCGCGCGCGTGGTGGCCGCCGGGGACGCCTCACGGCGCCGCATCGAGCGCGATCTGCACGACGGCGTTCAGCAGCGCCTGGTCTCCCTCCAGCTGGAGCTGCGGATGACGGAGACCCTGGTGGACGACCCCTCCTCGGAACTCGCCCGGCGCCTGGACCAGCTGGCCAAGGGCCTGGACGACACCTTCCAGGACCTGCTCCAGGTGGCCCGGGGCATCCACCCCTCCGTCCTGTCCAAGGGCGGCCTGGGCCCCGCCCTGCGCGCCCTGGCCCGCCGCGCCGCCGTCCCCGTGGAGCTCGACCTCGGCTTCACCCGCACCCGCTTCCCCGAACAGGTCGAGGTGGCCGCGTACTACGTCACCTCCGAGAGCATCACCAACGCCGTCAAGCACGCGCGCGCGAGCGTGGTGACCGTGACGGCCGAGGAACGCCCGGGGGTGCTGGAGCTGATCATCCGGGACGACGGCGTCGGGGGGGCCGAACCCGGCAAGGGGTCGGGCCTGATCGGGCTCATCGACCGGGTGGAAGCGATCGGCGGCAGGTTGACGGTCACCAGCCCGCCCGGCGCCGGGACCACGCTGATCGTGCGGCTGCCGCTGACGCCACCCGAGGAGGCCGCGACGACCGTCGCGACGCGCCCGTGACCGCCCGAAGCGTACGCGGTGAGGCCCGTTCTAAGGGGGGAGTCCGGGTCTCGGTACGGGCGTACGTTCCGGGCGGTCGAATCGGACGGCGGAGACGGCCGTCCGGCTCTACGGGCATGCGGATGTCTCGCCGTCTCTCGTCAGAGGCGCCGGTTTCCACCCGCGGCTGCGCTTCTTCGAGCATGGCGGCCAAACGTTCAGGTGTCTTCACGGCCCGCCCCCAACTAGGCTTCCGGCTAGCCGTAAGACCGAGTTCAGGCAGGCTGTCGGGACGAACGGGACAGGTCGGGCAAGGGGGAGACCGAGACCATGGAGGTCGATCAGCATCCGGTGCGCGGGCGGGTGGTGCTCGCGGACGACGACGTGCTCCTGCGGGAGGGCCTGGCGAGCCTCTGCGAGCGTGTCGGCTACGAGGTGGCCGGGCAGGCCGGCGACGCCGCCGGGCTCCTGGAACTGGTGGAGAACGAGCTGCCGGACATCGCGATCGTCGACATCCGGATGCCGCCGACGCAGTCCACGGAGGGGCTGAAGGCCGCGCGGGAGATCCGGGAGCGGTATCCGTCGGTCGGAATCCTGGTGCTGTCGGCGTTCGTCGAGGTCGAGGACGCGCTGGAGCTGCTGGCCGGCGGGCGCAGCATCGGATACCTGCTCAAGAGCCGCATCACCGTCGTGGACGAGTTCCTGGAGACACTGGACCGGATCCGCCGCGGTGGGTCGGTGGTGGATCCG encodes the following:
- a CDS encoding response regulator transcription factor, translated to MEVDQHPVRGRVVLADDDVLLREGLASLCERVGYEVAGQAGDAAGLLELVENELPDIAIVDIRMPPTQSTEGLKAAREIRERYPSVGILVLSAFVEVEDALELLAGGRSIGYLLKSRITVVDEFLETLDRIRRGGSVVDPSLVQELVAAQRRDDPLSMLSNREREVLGLMAEGRSNAGIGRRLWVTEGTVEKHVRSILGKLRLPEEPDDHRRVLAVLTFLETR